The following proteins come from a genomic window of Alnus glutinosa chromosome 10, dhAlnGlut1.1, whole genome shotgun sequence:
- the LOC133880024 gene encoding protein neprosin-like: MLELVMAPLCGGGKIRGSAAKMVLCSLLFLIPMASSAVIPHRKLEVQKQLMRLNKPALKSIKSPDGDIIDCVHINHQPAFDHPLLKNHTVQTTPSFRPKGRSFDESKVSSNSKPITQLWHLNGRCPEGTIPIRRTKEEDVLRASSVESYGRKKHLSIPQPKSAEPDLNTLGGHQHAIVYVEGDKYYGAKATINVWKPQIQQPNEFSLSQIWILGGSFGEDLNSIEAGWQVSPDLYGDNSTRLFTYWTSDAYQATGCYNLLCSGFVQINNEIAMGASVYPISGYGSSQYDINILVWKDPKEGNWWMQFGNKYVLGYWPAFLFSYLVDSASMIEWGGEVVNSEAVGQHTSTQMGSGHFPGEGFGKASYFQNIQIVDGSNNLRAPKGIATFTEQSNCYDVQNGQNGNWGNYFYYGGPGRNPKCP, from the exons ATGCTCGAGTTAGTCATGGCACCGCTTTGTGGCGGCGGGAAGATAAGAGGGAGTGCGGCAAAGATGGTATTGTGCTCGTTGCTTTTTCTGATACCAATGGCATCATCGGCAGTCATCCCTCATCGGAAACTGGAGGTTCAGAAGCAGTTGATGCGCTTGAACAAGCCTGCTCTTAAATCCATCAAG AGTCCGGATGGTGATATAATCGATTGTGTCCATATCAACCACCAGCCAGCTTTTGATCATCCTCTTCTCAAAAATCATACAGTCCAG ACGACACCAAGCTTTCGCCCAAAAGGGCGTTCATTCGATGAGAGCAAGGTCTCTTCAAATTCCAAGCCCATTACTCAGCTATGGCACTTGAATGGAAGGTGCCCCGAAGGAACTATTCCCATCAGAAGAACTAAAGAAGAGGACGTATTAAGGGCAAGCTCCGTCGAAAGTTATGGAAGGAAAAAGCACCTAAGCATCCCTCAACCAAAGTCCGCTGAGCCTGACCTCAACACTCTAGGTGGCCATCAG CATGCAATTGTTTATGTGGAAGGAGATAAATATTATGGAGCTAAGGCCACCATAAACGTATGGAAACCCCAAATCCAACAACCTAATGAGTTCAGCTTATCTCAAATCTGGATTCTGGGTGGTTCTTTTGGTGAAGATCTCAATAGCATTGAAGCTGGTTGGCAG GTGAGCCCAGATCTTTATGGAGACAACAGCACTAGACTCTTCACTTATTGGACT AGCGATGCATATCAAGCCACCGGCTGCTACAATCTCCTGTGCTCTGGCTTTGTTCAGATTAACAACGAAATAGCGATGGGTGCAAGCGTCTACCCTATTTCTGGCTATGGTAGTTCCCAATATGATATCAACATACTTGTCTGGAAG GACCCAAAAGAGGGGAACTGGTGGATGCAATTTGGGAATAAATATGTGCTGGGATACTGGCCGGCCTTCCTATTCTCGTACCTGGTTGACAGTGCTTCAATGATTGAATGGGGAGGAGAGGTGGTGAACTCGGAGGCTGTTGGGCAGCACACCTCCACACAAATGGGTAGCGGTCATTTCCCTGGAGAAGGGTTTGGAAAAGCTAGTTACTTCCAGAATATCCAAATAGTTGATGGCTCCAACAATCTTAGGGCCCCCAAGGGCATTGCCACTTTCACTGAGCAATCTAATTGCTATGATGTCCAAAACGGCCAAAATGGCAATTGGGGCAACTACTTTTATTATGGTGGTCCTGGTAGAAACCCCAAGTGTCCATGA
- the LOC133879487 gene encoding uncharacterized protein At4g04775-like: MSVNSDAPRPPPLCYCGVRARLRYSWTSDNPGRKWYGCIKYKEAGDCDFFRWADNDMTSYEKRLEEHMRDMEEGRRADIEKVEKMTMANIDRLEKLMETKYNEQYARLRLELGLRQSNRKMFWVAVVVVILGLVIYFSGYSGSKVSYLMLE; this comes from the exons ATGTCGGTAAATAGTGATGCACCAAGACCCCCTCCGTTATGTTACTGTGGAGTGCGTGCACGTCTAAGGTACTCATGGACTAGTGACAACCCCGGACGAAAGTGGTATGGCTGTATAAAGTAtaag GAAGCTggggattgtgatttttttaggTGGGCTGATAACGACATGACTTCTTATGAGAAGAGATTGGAGGAACATATGAGAGACATGGAGGAAGGGAGACGGGCCGATATTGAGAAAGTTGAGAAGATGACAATGGCCAATATTGACAGACTTGAGAAGCTGATGGAAACAAAATACAATGAACAATATGCTAGACTTCGGTTGGAGTTGGGTCTGCGTCAAAGTAATAGAAAGATGTTTTGGGTAGCAGTAGTCGTAGTCATTTTGGGCCTTGTAATTTATTTCAGTGGTTATAGTGGTTCTAAAGTTAGCTACTTGATGTTAGAATGA
- the LOC133879303 gene encoding uncharacterized protein LOC133879303 produces MSVIWCNFAIGLCIATAFLVIIVRVYAARKLKYSRPGSVADLVRRGQLRSDRRGISMPLKYEDPFNNPLVKVGKSNSTIEMCGKVQCTTNYIPIILYSIAEVVPIPGAPSQEFIDEIPLVASKSGTGQHSREKLEFKHRVPIALGAAKGDPLQNQ; encoded by the exons ATGTCGGTTATATGGTGTAATTTTGCAATAGGATTATGTATCGCAACTGCATTTTTGGTCATCATTGTAAGAGTATATGCAGCAAGGAAGTTAAAGTACAGCCGTCCTGGCTCTGTAGCTGATCTTGTCAGACGTGGCCAGCTAAGATCTGATAGAAGAGGCAT CTCAATGCCTCTCAAGTATGAAGATCCATTCAATAATCCATTGGTGAAAGTTGGGAAAAGCAATTCAACCATCGAAATGTGTGGAAAG GTTCAATGTACAACAAATTATATCCCAATAATACTCTACAGCATAGCTGAAGTGGTTCCCATACCAGGAGCACCTAGCCAAGAATTTATTGATGAG ATTCCTTTGGTTGCTTCAAAATCTG GAACGGGCCAACATTCACGTGAAAAGTTAGAATTCAAGCATAGAGTTCCAATAGCTCTAGGGGCAGCTAAAGGTGATCCTCTGCAAAATCAGTGA